The stretch of DNA GGCCGCGATGCGCAACGAGCCGTTCCTCTACCCCGGCGCGGTCACCGCCCTCATCCGCAACTACCTGGACCGCGTCCGCCACGGCGAGGAAGACCCCGACCAGTTCCTCACCCCTCGTGAGGAGGAGGTCCTCAAACTCGTCGCCGAAGGGCACTCCTCCAAGGAGATCGCCGAGATCCTGTTCATCAGCGTCAAGACCGTGCACCGCCACCGGGCCAACCTCCTGCACAAACTCGGTCTGCACGACCGGCTGGAGCTGACCCGCTACGCCATCCGCGCCGGTCTCATCGAACCCTGACGCCCGCCCCGCCCCCGACCATGCGTCCAGCGCCCCGCACCACCCCGACCGCCGGTCATCGGCTCGCGGGAACGCTCATCGCGCTCCTCGCCGTCCTGCTGGCGCTGGTTCCCGCAGATACCCCGCGCGCCGCATCCGGTCCGGTGCCCCATCCGGCCTCGGTGCCCCATCCGGCCTCAGTGGCCAATCCGGCCCCGGCGGCCACGGGCGCCGAGCGCCCGGACCCCGGTCCCCGCGCGGATGACCCGTGCGCCGCCGGCTGCGCGGCCCAGGCCAGGGTCCGCCACGACCACCTCGGTGAGCGCCCGTGCCCACCGGATCCCCACGCCACCGACCCCCGCGATACGGATGCCGACCCGGCTGTCGGTACCCGTACTTCAGCGCCTTCCGCACACGCCCCCGTCTCGCCCGGCCGATCGGCCCACGACCGCGGCCGGGCCCCTCCGGCGCCCGCAGGTACCTGACGCCACCCATCACCCTTTCCTCCGTCGCGGCCGCGTGCGCCGCTGCCGCGACGTGCCTGCCGGAGGCTCGTGTTGAAACGCCGCAACGACGTATCGAAACGCCGCAACAAGTGGAACAAGCGGAATAAACGGAACAAGTCCCTGCGCGTGCGGGCGCTGCTCGCCCTCGCCGTGATCGCCGGATCGCTGGCCATCGCCCTCACCACGCCGGTCCGCCTCGGACTCGATCTGCGCGGCGGCACCCAGCTCATGCTGGAAACCCGCTCCACCCCCACCACCGAAGCCGACGCCGCGGCCACCGACCGCACCGTGGAGGTGCTGCGCGGCCGCATCGACGCGCTCGGCGTCGCCGAACCGACCCTCGTCCGCTCCGGCGACCACCGCATCCTCGTCGAGCTGCCCGGCGTGTCTGACCCGAAGAAGGCCGCCGATGTGCTGGGCCGCACCGCGCAGCTCACCGTCCACGCGGTCCTCGGCCCCGCCGGGACCGGTGACGGCGCCACCTCCCCGCCGGCCGATCCGGCCGAGGAGCGCGTGCTGCCGGACGATTCCGGACAGCCCCTGCGGCTGCGGGCCGCCGAGCTGACCGGACGGGACGTCGAAGGCGCCGACGCCCGCTTCGACCAGCAGGGCGGTGCCGGCTGGCATGTCACGGTCGACTTCTCCAAGACCGGTCAGGACCGATGGCGGCAGGTCACCGCGCGGGCCGCCTGTCACCCGGCCGGCGACCCGCAGCGGCGGATCGCCATCGTCCTCGACAACAAGATCATCTCCTCGCCGCAGGTCGACCCCTCCGTACCGTGCGGGACCGGCATCCCGGGCGGCACCACCCAGATCACCGGCTCCTTCGACGACACCGAAGCCCGCGAACTGGCCCTGCTGATCTCCGGCGGCGCCCTGCCCGTACCGGTCGAGACCGTCGAACAGCGCACCGTCGGCGCGACGCTCGGCGACGCGGCGATCGAGGCCGCGGCCTGGGCCGCCGTCATCGGCACCGCGCTGACCGCGCTGTTCATCATCGCCGCCTACCGGCTCCTGGGCCTGCTCGCGACCGTGGCCCTGGCCTGCTACGGCCTCATCTCCTACGCCGCCCTGGCCGCGCTCGGCGCCACATTGACCCTGCCGGGCCTCGCCGGGTTCGTCCTGGCGATCGGTATGGCCGTGGACGCCAACGTCCTGGTCTTCGAACGGGCCCGCGAGGAGTACGCGGCCCGCAGCCGCCCAAGCCCCCGCTCGGCGCTGACGGCCGGGTTCCGCGGTGCCCTCAGCGCGATCGCCGACTCCAACATCACGACGCTGATCGCCGCGGGCCTCATGTTCGCCTTCGCCTCCGGCCCGGTACGCGGCTTCGGCATCACCCTCGCCATCGGCGTCCTCGCCTCGATGGTCAGCGCCCTGGTGATCAGCCGGGTGCTCGCCGAGTACGCGGCGGGCCGCCCCGCGGTCCGCCGTCGGCCCCGTATCACCGGCATCGCGAGCACCGGCTGGGTCCGCGACCGGCTGCTGCGCCGCGACCCGTTCCTGATGCGCCGTCCGCGCCGCTGGCTGGCCGCCTCCGCCGCGCTCGCCGTCGTGGCCGCGTCGGGCATCCTCGTCCGCGGCCTGGACTTCGGCATCGAGTTCACCGGCGGCCGGCTGATCGAGTACGCCACCAGCGCCCCCGTCGACCCCGACCGGGCCCGTACCGCCCTCACCGACGCCGGGTTCCCCCGCGCGGTCGTGCAGTCCTCCGGCGACACCGGGCTCACCGTGCGCGCCGAGAACCTGACCAACACCGACGAGGCCACCGTCACCGAAACCATCGGCGCACTCGGCGGCGAGACGAGGAAGATCCGCGACGAGCTGATCGGCCCCAGCATGGGCGACGAGCTCCGCCGCAACGCCCTCATCGCGCTCTCCCTCGCACTCGGCGCCCAACTGCTGTATCTCGCAGTCCGCTTCCGCTGGTTCTTCGGGACGGCGGCCGTCGCCGCGCTCGCCCACGACGTGGTGATCCTCATCGGTGCCTTCGCCTGGCTCGGCAAGCCCATCGACGGGGTCTTCCTGGCCGCCCTGCTGACCGTCATCGGCTACTCGGTCAACGACTCCGTCGTCCTCTTCGACCGCGTCCGCGAACTGCTCGGCCGCGACCGCGCCACACCGCTTCCCCGCCTGACGAACCAGGCGATCCTCCAGACCCTGCCCCGTACCGTCAACACCGGCATGGGTGCGGCATTCATCCTCACCGCCCTCGCCGTCCTCGCCGACGACACCCTCGCCGACTTCGCCCTCGCCCTGCTCATCGGCCTGGCGGTCGGCACCTACTCCTCCGTCTTCACCGCCGCCTCACTCACCATCGAGCTTCACCCGCACCGCAAGCCCCTCGACAGGGCCACCGTCACGAACGGGCCTTCAGGCCGTCCAGGGTGAGGTCGAGCAGGCGCTCGGCCCGTTCCCGGTGTTCCGGTTCGGCCGAAGTGAGGGCGATGCCTTCGAGGGCGGCGCCCATGTCGGTGGGGCTGATGTCGGTGCGAATCGCCCCGGCGGCTGTGCAGGCGTCCAGCAGGGTGGTGATGGCGGCCTGGATCATGTCCCGGCTGTGGCCGTAGGGGTTGTTTCCCGTGGCGGCGATGGCGCGCAGGGCGTCGGCCATGCCGAATTTCGCGGTGACGTAGTCCAGGAAGAGACGTGTCCAGGCGCGCAGGGCCTCGTAGGGCGGCTGCTCGGCGAGCAGATCGGGGACGGCGTCGCACAGCTGGGCCACCTCGTTGCGGTAGACCGCCTCGATCAGGGCCTCGCGGGTGGCGAAGTTCCGGTACAGCGTCGCGCTGCCCACGCCCGCCTCCTTGGCGATGCGCTCCAGGTGCGCGTCCAGCCCCTCCTCGGCGAACATGCGCACCGCGGCCGTGAGGATCTTGTCTCTGTTGCGCCGTGCGTCAGCTCGCAACGGGCGTGGTGCACTGCCGGTCATCAGCGGTTGCCATGTCCTCTCCGGTCTTCTTCGCCTTGCTAACCGGAGGCGTCCCCATTTAGGCTCGGGTAACTGGGGGCGCCCCCAGTTCCACTGTAGGTCATGGTCTGACCTGCGCACATCTCCCTGGAGGACGTTGGCCATGTCAGGCATCGAAGGCAAGGTCGTGGCGATCACGGGTGCCAGCAGCGGCATCGGGGCGGCGACGGCGGCCTACCTGGCCGAGAAGGGTGCCCGGCTCGTGCTCGGGGCCCGGCGGGAGGATCGGCTGCACGCGGTAGTGGACCAGATCACGGCGCGGGGTGGCTCGGCCGTCGGGGCCGTCATCGACGTGACGCGCCGCGAGGACCTCGAGCGGCTGACGGATGTGGCGGTCGACCGGTTCGGCCGGCTCGATGTCCTGGTCTCCAACGCCGGCACGATGGCGGTGTCGCCGTTCGACGAACTGCGCCAGGACGACTGGGACGCGATGGTCGCGACGCACATCACCGGCCTGCTGAACGGTATCGGGGCGGCACTTCCCGTCTTCCGGCGGCAGCGCTCCGGCCAGTTCGTCAACATCGCCTCCACCGCGGCCTATGTCGTGAAATCCCCGCAGGCCGTCTACGCCGCCACCAAGACGGCGGTGAAGGTGCTGACCGAGGGGCTGCGGCAGGAGTCGGGACCCGATCTGCGCGTCACCCTCGTCTCACCCGGATTCACCAATACCGAGGGCGTGGGCAAGGGGGCGAGTCCCGAGGCAGCGGCGGCGGCAGCCCGGCAGCGCGACGAGATCGCCATCCCGCCCTCCGCCATCGCGTCCGCGATCGGTTACGCGATCGAGCAGCCCGCCGGCATCGACATCAGCGAGGTCGTCGTCCGGCCCACCGTGCAAGCCTGACAACCGGGGGAGACAACCACGTCTGACCCGTCCCCCTGCCGGAGGCGGCGGTTCAGGCTGCCGGGGTGACCGGCACCGTGGCCATCTCGGCCGCCTGGCGCAGCGCCTCGACCATGCTGCCCGCCTCCGCCGTGCCCGTTCCGGCGATGTCGAAGGCGGTGCCGTGGTCGACGGAGGTGCGGATGACGGGCAGGCCCACGGTGAGGTTGACACCCGCCTCGATGCCCAGGACCTTGACCGGGCCGTGGCCCTGGTCGTGGTACATCGCCACGATCAGGTCGTAGTCGCCGCGTGAGGCGAGGAAGAAGGCGGTGTCGGCGGGGAGCGGACCCCGGGCGTCGACGCCGTCGGCGCGCAGCTTCTCCAGGGCCGGGGCGATCTTCTCGGCCTCCTCGCCGTAGCCGAACAGGCCGTTCTCGCCCGCGTGCGGGTTGATGCCGCAGACGCCGATCACGGGGTTCGGGGTGCCGGCGCGGACCATCGCCTCGTGGCCGCGGCGCACGGTGCGCTCGACGAGGCCGGGCTCGATGCGGTGGACGGCGTCGATCAGGCCGATGTGCGTGGTGACGTGGATGACCTTCACCTTCTCGGTGGAGAGCATCATCGAGACCTCCTCGGTCCCGGTCAGATGGGCGAGGAGTTCGGTGTGGCCGGGGTAGAGATGGCCCGCGGCGTGCAGGGCCTCCTTGTTGAGCGGTGCGGTGCAGATGGCGTGCACCTCGCCGGCCACTGCGAGCTCGGCGGCGCGCTCGATGTAGGCGTACGCGGCGCCCCCCGCGACCGTCGACAGCTTGCCCCAGGGCAGATCGGCGGGGAGCAGGCCGAGGTCGAGCACGTTGACGCGGCCGGGTGTGAACTCCGCGTCGCGCGGGTGGTCGACGGTGGCGATCTCGCAGTCCAGGCCGAGGACGCGGGCTGCCTCGCGCAGCCGCCGGGCGTCACCGATGACGACGGGGCGGCAGCGGGGCAGGACGGCGTCGTCGAGCAGGGCCGCGACGACGACCTCGGGGCCGATACCGGCACCGTCGCCCATGGTGACGGCGATGAGGGGGAGGGGGGTGGGCATGAGAGCAACTCCTAGGCGGGAGGCGGGAGGCGGGAGGCGGGGGCGGACGGTGGGAGAGGCGGACGGCGACGGGTTCGGGTGGCGGCCGTGGAGGCAGCCGGACGGGGCCGCGGCGCGACAGCGGTGCGCGGCGGCGAGTACCCGGCACCGTCGATGGACAACACGGTCGGGCCCAGTGAGGATCATGGCATAGGCTGCGTGAACTGCGCGATACATCTTGCGTGATTTACGCAACCGTGCGAGCGTTCCCATGGCGCCGACGGCCATCACCCATGGACCGTGTCGCCGTCGTGGGCGCGACGCGGACCGGCTGACCCAGCGGATCGCATCGCACCACACTCGGCCGCCGCGCGGTGTGTCGCCCGAAACCGCCGCGGCGACCGGTCGGGGCCACGGAGCCGCATGGTGCCATGCGCGCGATGCGCACATCACGCATGTGATCGCCTATGAGCACGACCGCGCCACCCGCCTCACTCGCACCACGCACCATCGGCACCACGCACCACCTCCGCACCACGCACCACCCCCGCACCACGCACCATCGGCACCACCCGCACCACGCACCACCCGCCTCGGAAGGAACCCGCCCGTGACCGTCGGCCTCGCACTCCCGCATGTGCCCGTCCCGTTGTCCCCTCTCGTCCTCGGGACGATGACCTTCGGCGACACCGCCGACCGCGCGACGGCCGCCGCGATGGTGGACGCCGCGCTCGACGCGGGCATCACCGGCGTGGACACCGCCAACGGCTACGCGGGCGGCGAGAGCGAGCGCATCCTCGCCGAGCTGCTGCCCGGCCGCCGCGACCGGGTGGTCCTCGCCACCAAGGCCGGTATCCCGCACCCCGACCAGGGCGAGCACGCGCCGCTCTCCCCCGAGGGGCTGCGCGCCGCGCTCGACGGGAGCCTCAAGCGTCTGGGCACCGACCACGTCGACCTGTTCTATCTGCACCAGCCGGACCGCCGGACACCGCTCTCCGCGACCCTGGCGACCGTCGCCGAGTTCGTACGGGCGGGCAAGGTCCTCGCCCTCGGCGTCTCCAACTTCGCCGCCTGGCAG from Streptomyces asiaticus encodes:
- the secD gene encoding protein translocase subunit SecD, which translates into the protein MRALLALAVIAGSLAIALTTPVRLGLDLRGGTQLMLETRSTPTTEADAAATDRTVEVLRGRIDALGVAEPTLVRSGDHRILVELPGVSDPKKAADVLGRTAQLTVHAVLGPAGTGDGATSPPADPAEERVLPDDSGQPLRLRAAELTGRDVEGADARFDQQGGAGWHVTVDFSKTGQDRWRQVTARAACHPAGDPQRRIAIVLDNKIISSPQVDPSVPCGTGIPGGTTQITGSFDDTEARELALLISGGALPVPVETVEQRTVGATLGDAAIEAAAWAAVIGTALTALFIIAAYRLLGLLATVALACYGLISYAALAALGATLTLPGLAGFVLAIGMAVDANVLVFERAREEYAARSRPSPRSALTAGFRGALSAIADSNITTLIAAGLMFAFASGPVRGFGITLAIGVLASMVSALVISRVLAEYAAGRPAVRRRPRITGIASTGWVRDRLLRRDPFLMRRPRRWLAASAALAVVAASGILVRGLDFGIEFTGGRLIEYATSAPVDPDRARTALTDAGFPRAVVQSSGDTGLTVRAENLTNTDEATVTETIGALGGETRKIRDELIGPSMGDELRRNALIALSLALGAQLLYLAVRFRWFFGTAAVAALAHDVVILIGAFAWLGKPIDGVFLAALLTVIGYSVNDSVVLFDRVRELLGRDRATPLPRLTNQAILQTLPRTVNTGMGAAFILTALAVLADDTLADFALALLIGLAVGTYSSVFTAASLTIELHPHRKPLDRATVTNGPSGRPG
- a CDS encoding TetR/AcrR family transcriptional regulator; this translates as MTGSAPRPLRADARRNRDKILTAAVRMFAEEGLDAHLERIAKEAGVGSATLYRNFATREALIEAVYRNEVAQLCDAVPDLLAEQPPYEALRAWTRLFLDYVTAKFGMADALRAIAATGNNPYGHSRDMIQAAITTLLDACTAAGAIRTDISPTDMGAALEGIALTSAEPEHRERAERLLDLTLDGLKARS
- a CDS encoding SDR family oxidoreductase, with amino-acid sequence MSGIEGKVVAITGASSGIGAATAAYLAEKGARLVLGARREDRLHAVVDQITARGGSAVGAVIDVTRREDLERLTDVAVDRFGRLDVLVSNAGTMAVSPFDELRQDDWDAMVATHITGLLNGIGAALPVFRRQRSGQFVNIASTAAYVVKSPQAVYAATKTAVKVLTEGLRQESGPDLRVTLVSPGFTNTEGVGKGASPEAAAAAARQRDEIAIPPSAIASAIGYAIEQPAGIDISEVVVRPTVQA
- the pdxA gene encoding 4-hydroxythreonine-4-phosphate dehydrogenase PdxA; translation: MPTPLPLIAVTMGDGAGIGPEVVVAALLDDAVLPRCRPVVIGDARRLREAARVLGLDCEIATVDHPRDAEFTPGRVNVLDLGLLPADLPWGKLSTVAGGAAYAYIERAAELAVAGEVHAICTAPLNKEALHAAGHLYPGHTELLAHLTGTEEVSMMLSTEKVKVIHVTTHIGLIDAVHRIEPGLVERTVRRGHEAMVRAGTPNPVIGVCGINPHAGENGLFGYGEEAEKIAPALEKLRADGVDARGPLPADTAFFLASRGDYDLIVAMYHDQGHGPVKVLGIEAGVNLTVGLPVIRTSVDHGTAFDIAGTGTAEAGSMVEALRQAAEMATVPVTPAA